The genome window TGGGCCAATGATGGTGTTGATGTGACACGTGCGGTCGCGGAACAATGCCTATTAGATTGGCCAAAAGATAATCCACTTCCTAAGGGAATATGGGAAGTGGGCGGACAAGTGATTCGCCCCAAGGAACTCAATATCCCTATTTTTGCTGCTGTTCCCACCCGCGATAACATCGTGCCTTATGAATGCGCTATTCCATTGGTAGATGGCATGCAGGATGTTACGCTCATCAAACCATCTTCGGGCCATGTCGGCATGGTAGCCGGGCTTGAACAAGGGGAAAGTATGCTGCTGCCAATGAAGCGCTGGATGACGCAGTTCTAAACAATTTCCACAGCGGTACTGGACAGTGCATCTTCCCTACCCTAAAACAATTCCACACTGTCAATGAATCTGGAGTCCTCTATGTCTGATATCGTTATTGTTGCTGCTAAACGTACCGCTATCGAGCGTTTCTTGGGCGGGTTTTCATCCCTCGCGGCACATGAACTCGGCGCGGCTGTTATCAGCAATCTATTAGAAGAAACTGGCATACCTGCTGAAGCGGTGTCCGAAGTGATTTTAGGGCAAGTTTTGACAGCGGGTCACGGTATGAACCCCGCTCGTCAGGCCTCTTTGGGTGCAAACTTGCCGATTGGAACTCCCGCATGGACTATTAATCAAGTGTGTGGCTCAGGCTTACGTACAGTTGCTCTAGCCTCTCAAGCGATTGCCAATGGCGATAGTGATATTGTGATCGCCGGTGGTCAGGAAAGCATGAGTAACTCTCCACACGTGGCTCACTTGCGCGATGGCGTAAAGATGGGCAATGGTAAGCTGATCGATACCATGGTTTATGATGGCCTAACGGACATCTTCAACGGCTATCACATGGGGATCACCGCTGAGAATGTGGCGAAAGAATATGAGCTAAGCCGTGTAGATCAAGATGCCACAGCCCTCGCCTCTCAAGATAAATACCAAGCGGCGCTTGCGAGTGGAAAATTCACTGACGAAATCGTGCCCGTCACGATCAAGCATCGCAAAGGTGATGTAACGGTGGATACAGATGAGCACCCACGTGCTACCACGATGGAAATACTGGGTGGTTTGCGCCCCGCTTTCGATAAAGAAGGCACGGTAACAGCGGGTAATGCATCGGGCATTAATGACGGCGCTGCCGCTGTTATGATGATGTCTCGTGAAACAGCACAGAAACATGGGCTGACTCCGCTCGCAACGATTAAATCATGGGCGCAGGCCGGTGTGGATCCGAAAGTCATGGGTACAGGTCCTATCCCTGCCACGAAAAAAGCGCTCGAGAAAGCCGGTTGGACGCATAATGATTTAGATCTGATCGAATCGAACGAAGCGTTTGCCGCACAAGCGTTGGCAGTCAATAAAGGCATGGACTGGGATACGGACAAGGTAAATGTGAATGGCGGATCCATTGCATTAGGTCACCCAATTGGTGCCTCAGGTTGCCGTATATTAGTTACTTTATTACACGAAATGAAACGTCGTGACGCGAAAAAAGGCCTTGCTACTTTATGTATTGGTGGCGGCATGGGCATCGCGCTTTGCGTTGAACGATAGGAGAAGAAAATGACAAAACGATTAGCAATAGTAACAGGGGGCATTCGCGGTATTGGCGAGGCTATCTCCCTTAGACTTCAGGCCGATGGCTTTGAAGTCGTCGCAAGTTATGCCACCCGTGATGATGAGGCGAAAGCCTTTACCGATCGTACTGGCATTAAAACCTATAAATTCGATGTGGCAGAT of Rickettsiales bacterium contains these proteins:
- a CDS encoding acetyl-CoA C-acetyltransferase, which produces MSDIVIVAAKRTAIERFLGGFSSLAAHELGAAVISNLLEETGIPAEAVSEVILGQVLTAGHGMNPARQASLGANLPIGTPAWTINQVCGSGLRTVALASQAIANGDSDIVIAGGQESMSNSPHVAHLRDGVKMGNGKLIDTMVYDGLTDIFNGYHMGITAENVAKEYELSRVDQDATALASQDKYQAALASGKFTDEIVPVTIKHRKGDVTVDTDEHPRATTMEILGGLRPAFDKEGTVTAGNASGINDGAAAVMMMSRETAQKHGLTPLATIKSWAQAGVDPKVMGTGPIPATKKALEKAGWTHNDLDLIESNEAFAAQALAVNKGMDWDTDKVNVNGGSIALGHPIGASGCRILVTLLHEMKRRDAKKGLATLCIGGGMGIALCVER